The following are from one region of the Strix aluco isolate bStrAlu1 chromosome 30, bStrAlu1.hap1, whole genome shotgun sequence genome:
- the GABPB2 gene encoding GA-binding protein subunit beta-2 isoform X2: MSLVDLGKRLLEAARKGEDDEVRKLMASGAPFTTDWLGTSPLHLAAQYGHYSTAEVLLRAGVSKDARTKVDRTPLHMAAADGHTHIVELLISNGADVNAKDMLKMTALHWATEHNHRDVVELLLRYGADVHAFSKFDKSAFDIALDKNNPETLIMLQEAMQNQVNPHPERTNPFTNTVTLTSPFLLTPGEVFNLASLVSSADAKTTSVTRRLPNTSFVKLFGLILQTLLHVSNSLVSGTVHMLESALKTPGLCSPTPTSLPGPGHGHFSHAPDLLSKLLAALGHRRPLLWRGENARKMQRDWRTASSVKDVPQTQKGHKTWGVCSWEDALATVPVSADGSGSARWESRRPTPC, encoded by the exons ATGTCCTTAGTGGACCTAGGGAAGAGGTTGCTCGAAGCAGCTCGCAAAGGCGAAGATGACGAAGTGCGCAAGCTGATGGCAAGCGGCGCTCCCTTCACCACCGACTGG CTCGGGACGTCGCCTCTGCACCTGGCTGCCCAGTACGGCCACTACTCGACAGCTGAAGTGCTGCTTCGCGCTGGTGTGAGCAAAGATGCCCGGACGAAAGTGGACCGGACACCACTACACATGGCTGCGGCTGACGGGCACACTCATATCGTAGAGCTGCTCATTAGC AACGGGGCGGATGTAAATGCCAAGGACATGCTGAAAATGACGGCTTTGCACTGGGCGACAGAGCACAACCACCGAGACGTCGTTGAGCTGCTCCTCAGATACGGAGCTGACGTCCACGCTTTCAGCAAGTTCGATAAATCGGCTTTTGATATCGCTTTGGACAAGAACAATCCAGAGACTCTGATCATGCTGCAG GAAGCCATGCAGAACCAGGTAAACCCTCATCCAGAGAGAACGAACCCCTTCACCAACACTGTGACTCTCACCTCACCATTTCTTCTCACACCAGGAGAAGTTTTCAATCTGGCTAGTCTCGTCTCTTCAGCAGACGCCAAAACAACCTCAG TCACAAGGAGGCTACCAAATACAAGTTTTGTGAAGCTATTTGGCCTCATCCTGCAAACACTTCTGCATGTGAGTAATTCTTTGGTTAGTGGGACTGTTCACATGCTGGAGAGTGCTTTGAAAACCCCTGGTTTGTGCAGTCCCACCCCGACCTCTCTGCCTGGGCCTGGCCACGGCCACTTCAGCCACGCTCCAGACTTGCTCTCCAAGCTGCTCGCAGCTTTGGGGCACCGACGACCCCTACTTTGGAGAGGGGAAAATGCGAGGAAAATGCAGCGTGACTGGCGCACAGCATCATCAGTCAAGGACGTTCCACAAACCCAAAAGGGGCATAAAACTTGGGGGGTTTGTAGCTGGGAGGACGCTCTGGCCACGGTCCCGGTGTCTGCAGACGGATCAGGCTCTGCCAGGTGGGAGTCACGGAGGCCAACGCCCTGCTGA
- the CDC42SE1 gene encoding CDC42 small effector protein 1 isoform X1 gives MGTTGPPLPLGALTPRGRAAGAARARGRPWGQRGHPGARSCPRVPARPRMGTAPRRRDPVGSEHPWAPQAGVCTPFLGGAGPSTQQPRATLLPAAGRKRRPAAVDFGPIRRRRRRGRGRDFSCLPARWGLAPVCRRGRAPAKLGLASAQPPAAPHAGVATLQRLIQGCAQARPSVGGRLLLSTPCHPDQVPPAVPME, from the exons ATGGGCACGACTGGGCCCCCGCTCCCCCTCGGCGCCCTGACGCCAAGGGGACGGGCTGCGGGTGCTGCCCGGGCGCGGGGTCGCCCCTGGGGGCAGCGGGGTCACCccggggccagatcctgcccgcGGGTCCCAGCAAGGCCACGAATGGGGACAGCGCCGAGGCGACGCGACCCTGTGGGGTCGGAACATCCCTGGGCACCCCAGGCGGGGGTTTGCACCCCATTTTTGGGGGGTGCTgggcccagcacccagcagccgCGGGCCACGCtcctccccgccgcgggcaggAAGCGCCGGCCGGCTGCCGTGGACTTTGGACCCATCCGGCGTCGCCGGCGCAGGGGCAGAGGAAGGGACTTTTCCTGTTTGCCGGCACGGTGGGGTCTGGCACCCGTCTGCCGCCGCGGCCGAGCTCCGGCAAAACTTGGCCTTGCCTCGGCACAGCCACCAGCTGCCCCCCACGCTGGCGTGGCGACTCTCCAGCGGCTGATACAGGGTTGTGCTCAGGCGCGGCCCTCCGTGGGTGG CCGGCTGCTCCTCTCCACGCCGTGCCACCCCGACCAGGTCCCCCCAGCTGTCCCCATGGAGTGA
- the MLLT11 gene encoding protein AF1q translates to MLDTISSQYDSFIYWRMPIPRLDVAELEGLGLSDVALYKPKGGLGKLVGERDRVSQDISEEEDSLLQFNTFNFWRAPIARISSLDFDLI, encoded by the coding sequence ATGCTGGACACCATCAGCAGCCAGTACGACTCCTTCATCTACTGGAGGATGCCGATCCCGCGGCTGGATGTGGCggagctggaggggctggggctcaGCGACGTGGCCCTCTACAAACCCAAAGGAGGGCTGGGCAAGCTCGTCGGCGAGCGGGACCGGGTCAGCCAGGACATCTCCGAAGAAGAGGACAGTCTGCTGCAGTTCAACACCTTTAATTTCTGGAGAGCTCCTATCGCTAGAATTAGCTCTTTAGATTTTGATCTAATTTGA
- the CDC42SE1 gene encoding CDC42 small effector protein 1 isoform X2 produces MSDFWHKLGCCVVEKPQPKKRRRRIDRSMIGEPMNFVHLTHIGSGDMAAGEGLPMTGAVQEMRSKGGRERQWSNSRVL; encoded by the exons ATGAGCGACTTCTGGCACAAGTTGGGCTGCTGCGTCGTAGAGAAGCCACAGCCT aagaagaggaggagacgGATCGACCGCTCCATGATCGGGGAGCCCATGAACTTCGTCCACCTGACGCACATCGGCTCTGGCGACATGGCCGCGGGCGAAGGCCTGCCCATG ACCGGCGCCGTCCAGGAGATGAGGTCCAAGGGTGGACGGGAGCGACAGTGGAGCAACTCCCGGGTCTTGTAG